ATTCCAGCGAGTCGAGTCGGCAACAGTCAGAGAGTTAGGATCGTCATCCGAACGAGGCCGAGATTGAGTAGGGGAGAATTTCACAATTAGTGGGGCGAATGCGCCCCAAGAAAGAcatcgaggacgatgactaaATTAAGTGGANTGTTCATTTTTGTTGgatgtttattaaaatttatttatgcttCAAAACCtttagatttatttaataataagttGTATTTTTATGCAtcacaaatttttatattaatcttGTCGAAACTTCTACTcaataacaaataattactcataataagaaaaaaaaaacttaataacTTAATTTATATGTTTAGCATAATCAACGAAGATTTTGAACACAAAAATTAGCNatgtcacaaccatactatgaagagagtaggttgtgaccctcacctCATAACAAGCAAATTGGCGCCCCTCAAGAGACGCCCATCCGGCCACATGTGGGCCAATATAGAAGAGTGCCATGATGTGATCGAGGAGgacgatgcatcatccaacacaccaccaTGCGAAGTGCGCATTGAAGACAAGTTGAGACATAAGCAAGACAGAGACATTGAATAGACATGAAGAGTAAAGATAGGGTTGTTGAAGGGCAGGGTAGGGCCTCaggccttaacctcaaaaagTCGGGGTTTCAAAAGGAATTTGGACATGCGGTTCGGGATTTAAGTCcatccatatgaaatatgaatgcttgTTTGGTGTCAATCGGACACCGGACGGACAATACACGGCACCGTATGACCGTTCactaaaatcatgtctacacctgaaaattgaaaatggctcaaaatgtagTATAGGGGTaccatggtgttagctctccaccatCCCTAGGCCCTGTGgtctaagtgagctaccctgtggcacatacaCGTGTGTCATAGTGTGGGCGAGCGTGttgagacgagtgtctcggacaattttctttgaaatgaatttttgaAGGACAGTACCGGACGGCACGGGTGTGCCTGTATTGCGTCCTAGCCTGCGTGTTGGAGATTGCTACATTCACTCGCTATCCGGTACGGTATTCGTAAATGACTCGGCATGAGCACGGGAGGGCCAATGCCTCTATAGAACCtcgatggatggatgttcgggaagtCCCGATGAGATGAAAGACATGCgggcccattctcgatggcatgaccGAGCGAGTTATGATGGCCGACGACATCCTGAGACTCGGGGTGGcatcaagacatatggacccgtcgatggggatcgagatgacaagatgagaagcgacattgcattgagagaccttggcccgagcataggcaaggtcgagccgaatgacttggcctagtgtagaggcaagtcggatgtgtcgcAGACAATTGATCATGCACGCgcaggcggcgtgtgtggtgaaacaagcttggattccgcacaagcgatattcgattggcgaagacaaactTTTCCGAGgtccgacgaagccacaaagcggtagcaaaaaatatatatggggcttgATTCCCCTTAAAGCTAGTCGTGAGCGTGTCATGATCATGATGCCACACGGTAAAAGATGTAGGACCGTGACACTGAGCAGGGTTCCTCCCTTTCAAAGAATGCCAGTATTTGGATGTAGTAGCCACATGATTGCCCCCCAAAATCTATAACAATTTTTGAGAGAATGACTATGTTGTGTCAGTGTCGCATGAAACTTGAGGGAACGAGATTGCTAGTCTTGGAAGCAGCTGATCAGTTAGATCGGCTAGGAAACAAGAGAGCACGTGGGACGATTGCAATGGCCAAGGTAAATTTTCTTACATCTAATCGAAGTTATTTAAGTTCATGACCTTTCATAAATGCTTTAAACCTATCTTTGGAGTAGAAGAAGCACTAgaatattgaacaaaaagcCAACCTATCTAATTGTCGTTCTTTCGGACTTACAAACATCTTAGTTACCACGacatcttcattttttgttaaCCATTTAACAGATTTCTACCCTTCTCCTTtctcgtttttttctttttttttaccacgTCTCCATTAATATCTTAGTGAAACATGGCACATGTTGCAGCAACCAATATGGCATTGCAGATTCTGGACATGGCAATGCAAGTTCATGGTGCAGGTGGCTTATCTTCTGACACTGTTCTTGCTCATCTCTGGGCTGCTGCAAGAACCTTGAGAATAGCAGATGGCCCTGATGAAGTTCATTTAGGAACCATCGCCAAGAGCTTCGGAGAGCTAAgctttgaaaattgaaagaaaaaatgtctCGAACCAAATGAAATATTAGGAACCGATAAAATCGATCATCGTCTCAATGTTTCCAAAGAAATTGATATCTTGACATTTCTATCTACAATCAAAACCTTATTCGAAAACTTActgttatttttgttatttcaaatattaaaattaatttttattttgaagaagaaaaaacatcaattttcTTAGTTCGATCATATGGGGTAGGGTTTTGAATCTCTTGACCACATGATcgaaattatatatatctaaattgGTTAAAGCTCAACAATATTAACTACTTTTTAACTCAACAGAATAGCTCCCAAATGACGCAATCTTTAAATAGTTTATGTAGCTTATCAGAcaattaaggaaaaaattagtagttttctttttcacaagTTAAAGGTCTCATTATCAATCCTAAACAAGTAAAGGTTAATGTTCATTTTTGTTgcatctttattaaaatttatttatcgcTACAACACTTTCAGATTTATGAGTTGTATTTTTTACTGAtcacaaatttttatattaatctaATTTGAGCTAATGAACTTCCCCTcaataacaaataattactcataaaaaggaaaaaaaaacttaatttaaatgtttagcATAATCAACTATGATTTTGAATACAAAATTAgcaaaaattaactaaattaatcctaagtttataataaaaattagctAAATTTAGATacgaaaattttatttaagaaaaaaataaaataaaataaaaatgattggTCCAGAATGCTCCTAACTCTAACCATACTTACTTCAATTTAGAAATTCTGTTAAAATTTTCTCATATAAAAACAGGTCATTTGTTGAACGGAAAGAAATCAAGGCAGCAACTTCCCATCTTCTATTacccaacaaaacaaaaaaaaaaaaaaaaaagaaaaaaaaaaagaaatatagctTGAGATTTGTAGCGAAGAAACATGGCGTATGACGGCGGTGGATGCAAGAACAATAAGGCTGCCCTGGTTGGGTTGTTGTCTCTGTTTTTGGTTGCCTTGGTTAATGGTGTAAGTGGCGCAGGAGAGGACCATGGCTCCTCTAATGCTGCCATTAAGACTCTATGTGAGCCCACTACTTACCGTGAAACTTGCGAAGAAGTCCTGGTGAAGTCCAATGTTGACTCAAAAGACCCACGTGAGTTGGTCAAGGCAGGGTTCCATTTTGCTATTGAACAGCTCAAAGCAGCCATTGCAAATTCCCCCACTTTGAAACAAGCAGCCACTGACCCCATGGCGCAAAAAGCAGTTGATGCTTGCGACGAGCTCATGGATTATGCAATTGATGATCTTTTAACTTCGTTTGATAAAATCACCGATAGTTTTGATGTACACAAAATGAATGATTATCTTGAGAACCTTAGGATTTGGTTGAGCGCTGCATTGACATATCAAGAAACTTGTTTGGATGGTTTCGAGAATGTTCCTGGCGATACTGGTgaaaagatgaagaatttgTTGAAGACGTCAAAAGAAATGACCGCCAATGGGCTTGTGATGGTGGGTGAGGTTACATCCCTTGTGAGCACTTTGTGGGAGAAGTTGGGACTGCCGCCACAAACGGGGCGACAACTTCGAACAGAGGAATCCAATGAAGAATTCCAAGAGGAAGAGCCATCTTGGGTGAGCGACAGGCGAGGGCTACTCGAGGCCACTGGAGCTAACATCAAGGCGAATGTGGTGGTGGCTAAAGACGGAAGTGGAAAGTATAAGACAATAACTGAAGCCCTTAAAGAGGTACCATTGAAGAGCAATACAACCTTTGTGATTCATGTGAAGGAAGGAGTTTATGAAGAGCAAGTGATGGTGGACAAAAAAATGACCTATGTCATGATGATTGGAGACGGCCCGACTAAGACCAAGATCACAGCTAGCAAGAATGTCGCTGATGGAACACCCACATTCAAAAGTGCTACCTTTGGTAAGTTACCATCTAGTTTATAATCGTATTCATACGAATTCAATAACTGAATTTAACATGATTTCATATTCTTAACAGCGGCGATCGGATCCAACTTCATCGGAAAAGACTTGTGGTTCGATAACTCAGCTGGAATTTACAAAGGCCAGGCCGTGGCACTCCGAGTTCAATCCGACATGTCAATCTTCTACAATTGTAGAATGGACGGCTATCAAGATACTTTCTACCCCCAAACCAAACGTCAATTCTACCGAGATTGCACAATCTCCGGTACCGTTGATTTCATCTTTGGCAATGCTGCTGTCGTGTTACAGAACTGTAAGATCTTAGTGAGGAAGCCAAAGCCGAAACAACCATGCCCTATCACTGCCCAAGGTCGAATGGAGAGTGATGAGCCCACTGGTATCGTCCTCCAAAATTGCATCATCTCTTCCGACCCTGACTACTACCCCGTTCGCCATACCAGTAAGTCCTACCTTGGTCGTCCATGGAAGCAGTATTCAAGAACCGTCATCATGCAATGCCAAATCGACGACTTGATCCAGCCTGAAGGTTGGCTTCCATGGAATGGTGATTTTGCTCTCAATACTTTGTATTACACAGAGTTTGAGAATAGAGGACCTGGTGcagcaaaagaaaatagagttaagTGGAAGGGAGTTAAACAGATCACAGCAAAACAGGCCATCAATTTCACCCCTTCGTTGTTTATTCAGGGTGATGATTGGATCAAGAAGACCGGAATACCGTACACTAGTGCCCTGATGAAAATCTAAAACCAAGAGAATAGAGCTCCTAGGATTCATGAGTTGAAGCTTTTCGAATGTATTCCTAGTAATCGTTTTCGGTCATGACAATGGTCTAAAACCAAGGGATAGGGACAGTTTtgtttaaaaacattatcattcattttaagattttgaacattaatttatcattcattttaagattttgaataaataaattctttttctctcttgatTTGAGTGAGTTGAGATTACaatgatttaatatttgtagtttaatatatgttataatttaaCTCGAGAATTAAGatcaaatcaatttaataatcGTTAAAaggtataaatttttttaatcttcaattttttaaatcagtccactaaatttctaaataaattaatttataaaagtatTAATTCTATGGCTTAAGAAAGCTTTTGGCTTCTAGTAGAACATAACCAAGGCTATTTCATAAAGTGCTTTTCCATTTCAACAGCTTCAGACTCGATTGTACAAGTTGATTCACAAGATACTAGGAAGGAGAATGAAGGAAAGTTTGTCCCCAGTAAAAAAATAAGGTCATGGAGTTGAGAAACAAGTTGATTAAGTTCATGGAAGATCATATATACCCTatggaaaattaattttacaaaCTTGCTCAATCTTCCAAACGTTGTTCCATTCACCCAGAGGAAGAGCAACTGAAGGAGATGGCTAAGAAAGAAGGCTCGTGGAACTTGTGGATACCTGTTTGTATTTTGGCTTCTCTCATTTGATCGTATATGCGATCATTGTTTTCACACCTTtgtaaagaatgaaaatgcgtatgctaggaagaAATTTTCATACCCTGGtaaagaatgaaatgaaaaatgtttcattctcctccccaaccgatgtgggatctcacaatccaccccctttggggaccagcgtcctcgctgacacttgttcccttctccaatcgatgtgggacccccaatccaccctccattcggggctcaacctcctcgtgagatcccacatcagttggagaggagaataaaacgaggggaagcctaaaagggaaagtccaaaaaggacaatattgctagcagtgggtttgggccgttacacctATATTTTCACTATTAACACAAGTGTCCTGCCTACAGCAACTCAGTTGAGTTGCTTTCCTCTGGTTCTGTATTTCATTCCAGGGTAGGCTTGGCCCAGGGAGGCTACACCAGGTAGGAGCTGCAGAACGAGGTATGCGGATGGCAGTTCAGAGGCTCTTAGTAGAAGAGTGTTTGGAAAGTTGATTGCTGAGCAGGGTTCCTAACTTTCAAACAATGCCAGTATTTGGATATAGTAGCCACGTGATTGTCCTCCAAAATCTATAACAATGATGGAGAGAATGACTATGTTTGTGTCAGTGTCGCGTGGAACTTGAGAGAACGAGATTGCTAGTCTTGGAAGCAGCTGATCAGTTAGATCGGCTAGGAAACAAGCAAGAAAGCACGTGGGACGATTGCAATGGCCAAGGTAAATTTTCTTACATCTAATCGAAGTTATTTAAGTTCATGACCTTTCATCATGTTTTAAACCTATCTTTAGAGTAGAAGAATCATTAGAATATTGAACGAAAAATTAACCTATCTAATTGTCGTTCTTTCGGACTTACAAACATCTCAGTTACCAGCGCATCTTCATTtctcgtttttttctttttttgcccACGTCTCCATTAATATCTCGGTGAAACATAGCACAGGTTGCAGCAACCAATATGGCATTGCAGATTCTGGACATGGCAATGCAAGTTGATGGTGCAGCTGGCTTATCTTCTGACACTGTTCTTGCTCATCTCATCTCTGGGCTGCCGCAAGAACCTTGAGAATACCAGATGGCCCTGATGAAGTTCATTTAGGAACCATCGCCAAGCTGGAGCTTCCGAGAGCTAAgctttgaaaattgaaaggaaaaatctcaCGAACCAAATGGGATATTAGGAACCGATAAAATCGATTATCGTCTCAATGTTTCTAAAGAAATTGATGTCTTAACATTTCTATCGACAATCAAAACCTTACTCGAAAacttattgttatttttgttatatcaaatattaaagttaacttttatttttcagaagCAAAggcatcaattttttttaattcgatGTAGGGTTTTGAATCTCTTGACCACATGatggaaattatatatatctaaacTGGTTAAGCTCAACttagttttatattattaacGACTTTTTAACTAAACAAAATAGTTCACAAATCACACGATCTTTCAGTAGTTTATgggataattaaaaaagttagtgtttttttttttcagtaaaAGTTAAAAGGTCCATTATCAATCCTAAATAAGTAAAGATTAATGTTCATTTTTGTTGgatgtttattaaaatttatttatgcttCAAAACCtttagatttatttaataataagttGTATTTTTATGCAtcacaaatttttatattaatcttGTCGAAACTTCTACTcaataacaaataattactcataataagaaaaaaaaaacttaataacTTAATTTATATGTTTAGCATAATCAACGAAGATTTTGAACACAAAAATTAgcaaaattaactaaattaatccTAAgtttagcaaaaaaaaaaaatcagctaAATTTAGATAcggaaattttatttaagaaaaaaaagtaaaaataattggtCCAGAATGCTCCGAACTCTAACCATATTTACTTCAATTTAGAAATTctgttaaaattttctaatataaaaaCAGGTCATTTGTTGAACGGAAAGAAATCAAGGCAACAACTTTCCATCTTCTATTAcccaagaaaacaaaacaaaaaaaacaaaaaatagctTGAGATTTGTAGCGAAGAAACATGGCCTATGACGGCGGTGCANAGCAAGACAGAGACATTGAATAGACATGAAGAGTAAAGATAGGGTTGTTGAAGGGCAGGGTAGGGCCTCaggccttaacctcaaaaagTCGGGGTTTCAAAAGGAATTTGGACATGCGGTTCGGGATTTAAGTCcatccatatgaaatatgaatgcttgTTTGGTGTCAATCGGACACCGGACGGACAATACACGGCACCGTATGACCGTTCactaaaatcatgtctacacctgaaaattgaaaatggctcaaaatgtagTATAGGGGTaccatggtgttagctctccaccatCCCTANTGTTGTCTCTGTTTTTGGTTGCCTTGGTTAATGGTGTAAGTGGAGCAAGAGAGGACCATGGCTCCTCTAATGCTGCCATTAAGACTCTATGTGAGCCCACCACTTACCGTGAAACTTGCGAAGAAGCCCTGGTGAAGTCTAATGTTGACTCAAAAGATCCACGTGAGTTGGTCAAGGCAGGGTTCCATTTTGCTATTGAGCAACTCAAAGCGGCCATTGCAAGTTCCCCCACTTTGAAAAAAGCTGCCACCGACCCCATGGCGCAAAAAGCAATTGATGCTTGCGATGAGCTCATAGATTATGCAATTGATGATCTTTTAACTTCGTTTGATAAAATCACCGATAGTTTTAGTTTACACAAAATGAATGATTATCTTGAGAATCTTAGAATTTGGTTGAGCGCTGCATTGACATATCAAGAAACTTGTTTGGATGGTTTCGAGAATGTTCCTGGCGATACTGGTgaaaagatgaagaatttgTTGAAGACGTCAAAAGAAATGACCGCCAATGGGCTTGTGATGGTGGGTGAGGTTACATCCCTTGTGAGCACTTTGTGGGAGAAGTTGGGACTGCCCCCACAAACAGGGCGTCAACTTCGAACAGAGGAATCCAATGAAGAATTCCAAGAGGAAGAGCCATCTTGGGTCAGCGACAGGCGAGGGCTACTCGAGGCCACTGGAGCTAACATCAAGGCGAATGTGGTGGTGGCTAAAGACGGAAGTGGAAAGTATAAGACAATAACTGAAGCCCTTAAAGAGGTACCATTGAAGAGCAATACAACCTTTGTGATTTATGTGAAGGAAGGAGTTTATAAAGAGCAAGTGATGGTGGACAAAAAAATGACCTATGTCATGATGATTGGAGACGGCCCGACTAAGACCAAGATCACAGCTAGCAAGAATGTCGCTGATGGAACACCCACATTCAAAAGTGCTACCTTTGGTAAGTTGCCATCTAATTTATAATCATATTCGTACGAATTCAATATGTGAATTTAACATGATTGNGAAGACGTCAAAAGAAATGACCGCCAATGGGCTTGTGATGGTGGGTGAGGTTACATCCCTTGTGAGCACTTTGTGGGAGAAGTTGGGACTGCCCCCACAAACAGGGCGTCAACTTCGAACAGAGGAATCCAATGAAGAATTCCAAGAGGAAGAGCCATCTTGGGTCAGCGACAGGCGAGGGCTACTCGAGGCCACTGGAGCTAACATCAAGGCGAATGTGGTGGTGGCTAAAGACGGAAGTGGAAAGTATAAGACAATAACTGAAGCCCTTAAAGAGGTACCATTGAAGAGCAATACAACCTTTGTGATTTATGTGAAGGAAGGAGTTTATAAAGAGCAAGTGATGGTGGACAAAAAAATGACCTATGTCATGATGATTGGAGACGGCCCGACTAAGACCAAGATCACAGCTAGCAAGAATGTCGTTGATGGAACACCCACATTCAAAAGTGCTACCTTTGGTAAGTTACCATCTAGTTTATAATCATATTCGTACGAATTCAATAACTGAATTTAACATGATTTCATATTCTTAACAGCGGCGATCGGATCCAACTTCATCGGAAAGGACTTGTGGTTCGATAACTCAGCTGGACTTCACAAAGGCCAGGCCGTGGCACTCCGAGTTCAATCCGACATGTCAATCTTCTACAATTGTAGAATGGACGGCTATCAAGATACTCTCTACCCCCATGCCAAACGTCAATTCTACCGAGATTGCACAATCACCGGTACCGTTGATTTCATCTTTGGCAATGCTGCTGCCGTGTTACAGAACTGTAAGATCTTAGTGAGGAAGCCAAAGCCGAATCAAGCATGCTTTGTCACTGCCCAAGGTCGAATGGAGAGTGATGAGCCCACTGGTATCGTCCTCCAAAATTGCGCTATCTCTTCCGACCCTGAGTTCTACCCCATTCGCCATACCAGTAAGTCCTACCTTGGTCGCCCATGGAAGAAGTATTCAAGAACTGTAATCATGCAATGCCAAATCGATGACTTGATCCATCCTGATGGTTGGATGCGATGGAGTGATGATTCTACTCTCAAGACTTTGTATTACACAGAGTTCGATAATAGAGGACCTGGTGCggcaaaagaaaatagagttaagTGGACAGGAATTAAACAAATCACAGAAAAACAGGCCATCAATTTCACCCCTTCCTTGTTTATTCAGGGTGATGATTGGATCAAGAATAGTGGAATACCGNGATTTGGTTGAGCGCTGCATTGACATATCAAGAAACTTGTTTGGATGGTTTCGAGAATGTTCCTGGCGATACTGGTgaaaagatgaagaatttgTTGAAGACGTCAAAAGAAATGACCGCCAATGGGCTTGTGATGGTGGGTGAGGTTACATCCCTTGTGAGCACTTTGTGGGAGAAGTTGGGACTGCCGCCACAAACGGGGCGACAACTTCGAACAGAGGAATCCAATGAAGAATTCCAAGAGGAAGAGCCATCTTGGGTGAGCGACAGGCGAGGGCTACTCGAGGCCACTGGAGCTAACATCAAGGCGAATGTGGTGGTGGCTAAAGACGGAAGTGGAAAGTATAAGACAATAACTGAAGCCCTTAAAGAGGTACCATTGAAGAGCAATACAACCTTTGTGATTTATGTGAAGGAAGGAGTTTATAAAGAGCAAGTGATGGTGGACAAAAAAATGACCTATGTCATGATGATTGGAGACGGCCCGACTAAGACCAAGATCACAGCTAGCAAGAATGTCGTTGATGGAACACCCACATTCAAAAGTGCTACCTTTGGTAAGTTGCCATCTAATTTATAATCATATTCGTACGAATTCAATATGTGAATTTAACATGATTGCATATTCTTAACAGCGGCGATCGGATCCAACTTCATCGGAAAGGACTTGTGGTTCGATAACTCAGCTGGACTTCACAAAGGCCAGGCCGTGGCACTCCGAGTTCAATCCGACATGTCAATCTTCTACAATTGTAGAATGGACGGCTATCAAGATACTCTCTACCCCCATGCCAAACGTCAATTCTACCGAGATTGCACAATCACCGGTACCGTTGATTTCATCTTTGGCAATGCTGCTGCCGTGTTACAGAACTGTAAGATCTTAGTGAGGAAGCCAAAGCCGAATCAAGCATGCTTTGTCACTGCCCAAGGTCGAATGGAGAGTGATGAGCCCACTGGTATCGTCCTCCAAAATTGCGCTATCTCTTCCGACCCTGAGTTCTACCCCATTCGCCATACCAGTAAGTCCTACCTTGGTCGCCCATGGAAGAAGTATTCAAGAACTGTAATCATGCAATGCCAAATCGATGACTTGATCCATCCTGATGGTTGGATGCGATGGAGTGATGATTCTACTCTCAAGACTTTGTATTACACAGAGTTCGATAATAGAGGACCTGGTGCggcaaaagaaaatagagttaagTGGACAGGAATTAAACAAATCACAGAAAAACAGGCCATCAATTTCACCCCTTCCTTGTTTATTCAGGGTGATGATTGGATCAAGAATAGTGGAATACCGTACACTGGTGGCATGATGAAAATCTAAAACCAAGAGTATAGAGCTCCTAGAATTCATGAGTTGAAGCTTTTtgactgtttttttttttcgtactTTTCGAGAATGACAATGGtcattttgagattttgaataaaacaattctttcccttcttgaTTTGACATAGTAGATATCACATTCtagtttaaaatatgttataatttaaatttttttttaataaagttttttattGGAGAGAATAAATCATTATCGAGATTAAATTGTTACCCAATATTCAGGGATCCTTTCCCTGAACCCATACGTGTTTCTGTGGGTCTTACCCTTCCGTCGCGTCGTGCATTTCTTGTCATTGCTCTTTGTCTCGCTTTAAGTGCTTGAATAGCGTATGCTTCGATTTATCTAGATGTGATCCAAGTGGGTTCAAGTGCTTGAATAGCGTATCTACCGAAGTAAATACGATTGCCTCAGTAAAATAGttatttctcaaaataattttatcaattaagatcaaatcaatttaattatggAATGATTAgctttcaataaaattatgtcTGAATTTGAATGAACTTCTCCGAAAAAATGATTGTATAAACTTCCAATTCGTTGACAAGTTCATTAACCgagttaaaactagaaccacattttttttctttagtatCGTGATACTAGAATGGTGAATGATTGCCTACGCCTTACAACAAGCGTTGATGAAGTCTCACATGCGCTTATGGTTGTTTCctttatcattttcttaccgttcaagtccactgctacCTTATAATGGCAGTTGTccatatcattttaaaaagaagataTCAATGAACTTCTATGAAAGAGAANGGGATTTAGCCAATTGTCTTGATCGTGGGATATCATTGAGAAATAGGAATCCGTGTTATCAAAGGATTTCCTGCGATTATTTCTCGTATGGAATGAGTCAATCATCCACTTTGGTATcttattgaacaaaaaaggTGATATTGTTCCTCCATTGATCAAGAATTTCGATTTTTGGGAATTTGTCAAGAAGAAAGACGTGCCAATGATCTGTTACCATAACTATCTTTTGACTCCAGATAATTAAAGCTATACCCATGCACGGGCTCTAAAGTGTACCCATGCTCTCGCTCTATTActcaagaaaaacaaaagtgtGAATagtatattcttaaaaatgagaaatagaattgggatcttAAATAGGTtcttaagaatgaaaaatagaattgggattaGTATATAGCTCTGTTACTTTGGTATCTTATCGAAAGCTCTGTTACTCAAGAAACACAAAAGTGTGAATAGTATATAgctaagaatgagaaatagaattgggatttaaaaatataaactaactcaatcttgaaaatatactactaatct
This portion of the Cucurbita pepo subsp. pepo cultivar mu-cu-16 chromosome LG08, ASM280686v2, whole genome shotgun sequence genome encodes:
- the LOC111800034 gene encoding pectinesterase-like is translated as MKSKDRVVEGQGRASGLNLKKSGFQKEFGHAGYHGVSSPPSLXLSLFLVALVNGVSGAREDHGSSNAAIKTLCEPTTYRETCEEALVKSNVDSKDPRELVKAGFHFAIEQLKAAIASSPTLKKAATDPMAQKAIDACDELIDYAIDDLLTSFDKITDSFSLHKMNDYLENLRIWLSAALTYQETCLDGFENVPGDTGEKMKNLLKTSKEMTANGLVMVGEVTSLVSTLWEKLGLPPQTGRQLRTEESNEEFQEEEPSWVSDRRGLLEATGANIKANVVVAKDGSGKYKTITEALKEVPLKSNTTFVIYVKEGVYKEQVMVDKKMTYVMMIGDGPTKTKITASKNVADGTPTFKSATFAAIGSNFIGKDLWFDNSAGLHKGQAVALRVQSDMSIFYNCRMDGYQDTLYPHAKRQFYRDCTITGTVDFIFGNAAAVLQNCKILVRKPKPNQACFVTAQGRMESDEPTGIVLQNCAISSDPEFYPIRHTSKSYLGRPWKKYSRTVIMQCQIDDLIHPDGWMRWSDDSTLKTLYYTEFDNRGPGAAKENRVKWTGIKQITEKQAINFTPSLFIQGDDWIKNSGIP
- the LOC111800033 gene encoding pectinesterase-like, whose product is MAYDGGGCKNNKAALVGLLSLFLVALVNGVSGAGEDHGSSNAAIKTLCEPTTYRETCEEVLVKSNVDSKDPRELVKAGFHFAIEQLKAAIANSPTLKQAATDPMAQKAVDACDELMDYAIDDLLTSFDKITDSFDVHKMNDYLENLRIWLSAALTYQETCLDGFENVPGDTGEKMKNLLKTSKEMTANGLVMVGEVTSLVSTLWEKLGLPPQTGRQLRTEESNEEFQEEEPSWVSDRRGLLEATGANIKANVVVAKDGSGKYKTITEALKEVPLKSNTTFVIHVKEGVYEEQVMVDKKMTYVMMIGDGPTKTKITASKNVADGTPTFKSATFAAIGSNFIGKDLWFDNSAGIYKGQAVALRVQSDMSIFYNCRMDGYQDTFYPQTKRQFYRDCTISGTVDFIFGNAAVVLQNCKILVRKPKPKQPCPITAQGRMESDEPTGIVLQNCIISSDPDYYPVRHTSKSYLGRPWKQYSRTVIMQCQIDDLIQPEGWLPWNGDFALNTLYYTEFENRGPGAAKENRVKWKGVKQITAKQAINFTPSLFIQGDDWIKKTGIPYTSALMKI
- the LOC111799869 gene encoding probable pectinesterase/pectinesterase inhibitor 21, translating into LSAALTYQETCLDGFENVPGDTGEKMKNLLKTSKEMTANGLVMVGEVTSLVSTLWEKLGLPPQTGRQLRTEESNEEFQEEEPSWVSDRRGLLEATGANIKANVVVAKDGSGKYKTITEALKEVPLKSNTTFVIYVKEGVYKEQVMVDKKMTYVMMIGDGPTKTKITASKNVVDGTPTFKSATFAAIGSNFIGKDLWFDNSAGLHKGQAVALRVQSDMSIFYNCRMDGYQDTLYPHAKRQFYRDCTITGTVDFIFGNAAAVLQNCKILVRKPKPNQACFVTAQGRMESDEPTGIVLQNCAISSDPEFYPIRHTSKSYLGRPWKKYSRTVIMQCQIDDLIHPDGWMRWSDDSTLKTLYYTEFDNRGPGAAKENRVKWTGIKQITEKQAINFTPSLFIQGDDWIKNSGIPYTGGMMKI